From Pseudomonas sp. LS1212, the proteins below share one genomic window:
- a CDS encoding SRPBCC domain-containing protein, translating into MVQNTLVTSVTVDIAAPAELVWEVLIDLERYPQWNPFTVKVESTLRMGEAVNLFLPNPMCPGELVHVIEYLAAFDRPTLLSWEMYATAENPDAARRDQHIEATGEASCRYHTTDLFLGPTAQTVMENHGPWVKQGFDAIAHSLKARAEKLYRESL; encoded by the coding sequence ATGGTCCAGAACACACTCGTGACTTCAGTAACCGTGGATATCGCCGCACCGGCAGAGCTGGTTTGGGAAGTGCTGATCGACCTCGAACGCTACCCGCAATGGAACCCTTTTACCGTCAAGGTCGAATCGACCCTGCGCATGGGCGAGGCGGTCAACCTGTTCCTGCCGAACCCGATGTGCCCGGGCGAGTTGGTGCATGTGATCGAGTACCTGGCTGCGTTCGACCGGCCGACCCTGTTGTCCTGGGAGATGTATGCCACGGCCGAAAACCCGGACGCGGCGCGCCGCGACCAGCACATCGAAGCGACGGGTGAGGCGAGCTGTCGCTATCACACCACCGACCTGTTCCTGGGCCCGACCGCGCAGACGGTGATGGAGAATCACGGCCCGTGGGTCAAGCAAGGGTTCGACGCAATAGCTCACAGCCTCAAGGCGCGGGCGGAAAAGCTGTACCGCGAAAGCCTGTAA
- a CDS encoding sulfotransferase, translating into MTLSPLNLDNLLAEASARAQGLSDFGPGNYREALQVMIDSLHAEANLSDQGLALMREKLLGQLVNRLVIEDYCRRYPEIEQQTLDDPLVIVGLPRTGTTLMQRTLAVDPRFHSATWWETRYPAPLPGESIEQPSQRTARACAEVAAMLEYMPQILSIHPLDAMQADEEFMLMEHSFMCAMDSYANVPSYTAWLDRQDQSQVYDYLKKMLQFLQWQQQQRGLPSGRRWLLKSPQHLHTLELLFKTFPRAQVILTHREPGKTIPSIASFVHTLWQMYSQAADPRQVGAQWNARMARAIRHSMAVRAELPAERFLDVQFEDTLTDPLGVIENIYRFANLPLGDEVRTAMSDWLAQNGRDKRAAHAYTLEQFGLSESQLEQDYAAYRSRHINAQTRI; encoded by the coding sequence ATGACCCTCTCGCCATTGAACCTCGACAACCTGCTGGCAGAAGCCAGCGCCCGCGCCCAAGGCTTGAGCGATTTCGGGCCAGGCAACTACCGCGAGGCGCTGCAGGTGATGATCGACTCGCTGCACGCCGAAGCCAATCTGTCCGACCAGGGCCTGGCGCTGATGCGTGAAAAGCTGCTTGGCCAATTGGTCAATCGGCTGGTGATCGAAGACTACTGTCGTCGCTACCCGGAGATCGAACAGCAAACCCTCGACGATCCCTTGGTCATCGTCGGCCTGCCCCGTACCGGCACCACCTTGATGCAACGCACCCTCGCAGTGGACCCCCGATTCCACTCGGCGACCTGGTGGGAAACCCGCTACCCCGCGCCGTTGCCGGGCGAATCCATCGAACAGCCAAGCCAACGCACCGCGCGGGCCTGCGCCGAAGTCGCGGCGATGCTGGAATACATGCCGCAGATCCTGTCCATTCACCCGCTCGACGCGATGCAGGCCGATGAAGAGTTCATGCTCATGGAGCATTCCTTCATGTGCGCCATGGACTCCTACGCCAATGTGCCCAGCTACACCGCCTGGCTGGACCGTCAGGACCAGAGCCAGGTATATGATTACCTGAAGAAAATGCTGCAGTTCCTCCAGTGGCAGCAGCAACAGCGCGGGTTGCCGTCCGGCCGGCGCTGGTTGCTCAAGAGCCCGCAGCACCTGCACACCCTGGAACTGCTGTTCAAGACCTTCCCCCGTGCGCAAGTCATCCTTACACACCGCGAGCCAGGCAAGACCATCCCCTCCATCGCCAGCTTCGTCCATACCCTCTGGCAGATGTACAGCCAAGCCGCCGACCCGCGCCAGGTCGGCGCACAATGGAACGCGCGCATGGCTCGCGCCATCCGCCACAGCATGGCGGTGCGCGCAGAACTACCGGCCGAACGCTTCCTGGATGTGCAGTTCGAAGACACCCTGACTGACCCGCTGGGCGTGATCGAGAACATCTACCGCTTCGCCAACCTGCCACTGGGCGATGAGGTACGCACCGCGATGAGCGACTGGCTGGCGCAGAACGGCCGGGACAAACGTGCGGCACACGCCTACACCCTGGAGCAGTTTGGTCTGAGCGAAAGCCAGCTGGAGCAGGACTACGCGGCGTACCGTAGCCGCCACATCAATGCGCAAACCCGGATCTGA
- a CDS encoding DHH family phosphoesterase, translating into MTQYFAFNGDADGLCALQQLRLAQGSEGQLVTGVKRDIGLLRRVQAGPGDRVTVLDIAHEQNREDVARLLQAGATVRYFDHHFAGDLPSHPGLESYINTAANVCTSSLVNDYLSGRHHRWAIVAAFGDGLAELGQALAEQYGLLPKQIEQLQQLGLYLNYNAYGERISDLHFDPAELAEALQPFADPLDFIGSSETFATLQDGYLADMARAASLTVWREVPGATLYRLPAAPWARRVIGVLANQLLSQSPDHALALLSSNTAGGYTVSVRTPAHSPLAADAFCRHFPSGGGRKRAAGINHLPASDLMSFARAFERAYGWRADTEFI; encoded by the coding sequence ATGACTCAATACTTTGCCTTCAATGGCGATGCCGATGGTTTGTGCGCGTTGCAGCAACTACGCCTGGCACAAGGCTCTGAGGGCCAACTGGTTACCGGTGTAAAACGCGATATCGGCCTGTTGCGGCGAGTCCAGGCCGGCCCTGGCGACCGTGTCACCGTGCTGGATATCGCCCACGAACAGAACCGCGAGGATGTCGCCCGCCTGCTGCAGGCCGGCGCGACAGTGCGCTACTTCGACCATCATTTCGCCGGGGACCTGCCCAGCCATCCAGGCCTGGAGTCGTACATCAATACCGCAGCGAACGTCTGCACCAGCTCACTGGTCAATGACTACCTGAGCGGTCGTCACCACCGCTGGGCGATCGTCGCGGCGTTCGGCGACGGGTTGGCGGAACTTGGACAGGCGCTTGCCGAACAATACGGCCTGTTGCCCAAGCAGATCGAGCAGCTCCAACAGCTGGGCCTTTACCTGAATTACAACGCCTACGGCGAGCGCATCAGCGACTTGCACTTCGACCCCGCCGAGCTGGCCGAGGCGCTGCAACCCTTCGCCGACCCACTGGACTTCATTGGCAGCAGTGAAACCTTCGCCACCCTGCAGGACGGTTATCTTGCGGACATGGCCAGGGCAGCCAGCCTGACCGTCTGGCGCGAGGTACCGGGCGCCACCTTATATCGCCTGCCTGCTGCGCCTTGGGCGCGCCGGGTCATCGGGGTGCTGGCCAATCAACTGCTCAGCCAGAGCCCAGACCATGCATTGGCATTGCTCTCGAGCAATACCGCCGGTGGTTATACCGTCAGCGTGCGTACACCGGCGCATTCTCCGCTGGCGGCAGACGCGTTCTGCCGTCACTTCCCCAGCGGCGGCGGACGCAAGCGCGCGGCCGGCATCAACCACCTCCCGGCGTCCGACTTGATGTCATTCGCCCGGGCCTTTGAACGTGCCTACGGCTGGCGGGCGGACACCGAGTTCATCTGA
- the lipA gene encoding lipoyl synthase, whose product MNETLTVATRPQPLQTGIKLRGAEKVARIPVKILPTEEVPRKPDWIRVEIPTSPEVARVKALLRKHKLHSVCEEASCPNLGECFSGGTATFMIMGDICTRRCPFCDVGHGRPKPLDVDEPKNLAIAIADLRLKYVVITSVDRDDLRDGGAQHFVDCLREIRKLSPGIQLETLVPDYRGRMDVALAITEQEPPDVFNHNLETVPRLYKAARPGSDFEWSLDLLENFKKRVPGVPTKSGLMLGLGETDEEVIEVMQRMREHQVDMLTLGQYLQPSRSHLPVQRFVHPDTFAWFAEQGMKMGFRNVASRPLVRSSYHADQQAHSTQ is encoded by the coding sequence ATGAACGAAACCCTGACTGTCGCCACTCGTCCGCAACCCTTGCAGACCGGGATCAAATTGCGCGGCGCCGAGAAGGTGGCGCGCATCCCGGTGAAAATCCTCCCGACCGAAGAGGTGCCGCGCAAGCCGGACTGGATCCGCGTCGAGATCCCGACTTCGCCCGAGGTGGCGCGGGTCAAGGCCCTGCTGCGCAAGCACAAGCTGCACAGCGTCTGCGAGGAAGCGTCCTGCCCGAACCTGGGCGAGTGTTTCTCCGGCGGCACGGCAACCTTCATGATCATGGGCGACATCTGCACCCGTCGTTGCCCCTTCTGCGATGTCGGCCACGGTCGGCCCAAGCCGCTGGACGTCGACGAGCCGAAGAACCTGGCCATTGCCATCGCCGACCTGCGCCTGAAGTACGTGGTCATCACCTCGGTGGACCGCGACGATTTGCGCGACGGCGGCGCCCAGCACTTCGTCGACTGCCTGCGCGAGATCCGCAAGCTGTCGCCGGGCATCCAGCTCGAAACCCTGGTGCCGGATTACCGAGGACGAATGGATGTGGCCCTGGCCATTACCGAACAGGAGCCGCCGGATGTGTTCAACCACAACCTGGAAACGGTGCCGCGGCTGTACAAGGCGGCGCGTCCGGGCTCGGATTTCGAGTGGTCGCTGGACCTGCTGGAAAACTTCAAAAAGCGCGTGCCGGGGGTGCCGACCAAGTCTGGGCTGATGCTGGGGCTTGGTGAGACCGATGAGGAAGTGATCGAGGTGATGCAGCGCATGCGCGAGCATCAGGTCGACATGCTGACCCTGGGGCAGTACCTGCAACCGTCGCGCAGCCACCTGCCGGTGCAACGCTTCGTGCACCCGGATACCTTTGCCTGGTTTGCCGAGCAGGGGATGAAGATGGGCTTCAGGAATGTGGCTTCGAGGCCGTTGGTGCGGTCTTCGTATCATGCCGATCAGCAAGCACACAGCACCCAATAA
- a CDS encoding DUF1214 domain-containing protein, which translates to MTTDSIDEQLLSGQTWHAFCDVLKRSGDQILRAEAPTDAHTRAEGFRYLSRLMRIALEMHVEFADPDFPGFFSPSHETGKIGADNPDNLYQYARLNGNNAYRVSGQRGSVAYLSFGTQKGGYETDGTMTPTGAIDAEHLELNADGSFEIILSQQPSGANWLRLEPDSNALIVRQTFLNRKTEKPAQLRIERIGSVDKPGPLNPHHLHQGLQRAASFVENTARLFADWAQGYQAHSNQLPPADQALCQAVGGDPNIFYYHSHWALADDEALLIEVESVPECDFWNLQINNYWMESLDYRYHRICLNKHSAHYNDKGGVTLILSARDPGLANWLETAGHRQGTLCLRWVGASEHVHPTTRIVKLESLKLDSLKDSL; encoded by the coding sequence ATGACGACAGACTCGATCGACGAGCAATTGCTCAGCGGCCAGACATGGCACGCCTTCTGCGATGTGCTCAAACGCAGCGGCGACCAGATTCTGCGCGCCGAGGCCCCCACCGACGCGCACACCCGCGCCGAAGGTTTCCGCTACCTGAGCCGGCTGATGCGCATTGCCCTGGAAATGCACGTCGAATTCGCCGACCCGGACTTTCCCGGCTTTTTCTCGCCTTCACACGAAACCGGCAAGATCGGCGCGGACAACCCCGACAATCTCTACCAGTACGCTCGCCTCAACGGCAACAATGCATACCGAGTCAGCGGTCAACGTGGCAGCGTCGCCTACCTGAGCTTCGGCACCCAGAAAGGCGGCTACGAAACCGACGGCACCATGACCCCCACCGGGGCCATCGATGCCGAACACCTGGAACTGAACGCAGACGGCAGCTTCGAGATCATCCTCAGCCAGCAACCCTCTGGCGCCAACTGGCTGCGCCTGGAACCGGACAGCAATGCACTGATCGTGCGCCAGACCTTCCTCAATCGTAAAACCGAGAAGCCCGCGCAACTGCGCATCGAACGCATCGGCAGCGTCGACAAGCCCGGCCCGCTCAACCCGCATCACCTGCACCAAGGCCTGCAACGCGCCGCCAGCTTCGTGGAAAACACCGCCCGCCTGTTCGCTGACTGGGCCCAGGGCTATCAAGCCCACAGCAACCAGTTGCCGCCGGCCGACCAGGCCCTGTGCCAGGCCGTGGGCGGCGACCCGAACATCTTCTATTACCACTCGCATTGGGCCCTGGCCGACGACGAAGCGCTGCTGATCGAGGTCGAATCGGTGCCTGAATGCGACTTCTGGAACCTGCAGATCAACAACTACTGGATGGAGTCGCTGGACTACCGCTACCACCGGATCTGCCTGAACAAACACTCGGCTCACTACAACGACAAGGGTGGCGTCACCCTGATCCTCAGTGCCCGCGACCCGGGCCTTGCGAACTGGCTGGAAACCGCAGGCCACCGCCAGGGCACCCTTTGCCTGCGCTGGGTTGGCGCCAGCGAACACGTTCACCCCACTACGCGCATCGTCAAACTCGAAAGCCTCAAGCTCGACAGCCTCAAGGATTCCCTATGA
- a CDS encoding DUF3077 domain-containing protein: protein MIKIVPDPPAVSDESLASPTGTLNKTALTVFGACDAGHAPLFAVCAGIPAEDALVHASLLLKGAFASAYAACDDGGDRERQGLLWSTLHSVEMAKALIDALLDGAEAEALEPETGSAL from the coding sequence ATGATCAAAATCGTTCCCGATCCACCTGCCGTTTCCGACGAGTCTCTCGCCTCCCCCACCGGCACGCTCAACAAAACCGCCCTGACTGTGTTCGGCGCCTGCGATGCCGGACACGCACCGCTGTTCGCCGTGTGCGCAGGCATTCCAGCCGAAGATGCCCTGGTGCATGCATCACTCTTGCTCAAAGGCGCGTTCGCTTCAGCCTATGCTGCCTGCGACGATGGGGGTGACAGGGAGAGGCAAGGGTTGCTGTGGTCGACGCTGCATTCGGTCGAGATGGCCAAGGCGTTGATCGATGCGTTATTGGATGGGGCTGAGGCGGAGGCTTTGGAGCCAGAAACAGGTTCGGCGCTCTAG
- the gcvT gene encoding glycine cleavage system aminomethyltransferase GcvT — protein MSTEQLLQTPLYSLHLELGARMVPFAGYDMPVQYPLGVLKEHLHTREQAGLFDVSHMGQIRLRGAGAASALETLVPVDIIDLPVGMQRYALFTNENGGILDDLMVANLGNDELFLVVNAACKDQDLAHLRTHLGDQCQVQPLFEERALLALQGPAAVKVLERLAPVVAKMTFMQFASVQLLGVDCYVSRSGYTGEDGFEISVPAASAEALARRLLAEPEVAPIGLGARDSLRLEAGLCLYGHDMNNETTPIEASLLWAISKARRAAGFPGAERILAQQRDGVVSKRVGLLPRERVPVREGALIVNAREEVIGRVTSGGFGPSLGGPLAMGYVESGFAALETEVFAQVRGKLVPMLVVRTPFVAQRYYRG, from the coding sequence ATGTCTACCGAACAATTGCTGCAAACCCCGCTGTACAGCCTGCACCTGGAACTCGGTGCGCGCATGGTGCCTTTTGCCGGCTACGACATGCCGGTCCAGTACCCGCTGGGGGTGCTCAAGGAACACCTGCACACCCGCGAGCAGGCCGGCCTGTTCGACGTCTCGCACATGGGCCAGATCCGTTTGCGAGGCGCCGGTGCGGCCAGCGCGCTGGAAACCCTGGTGCCGGTCGATATCATCGACCTGCCGGTGGGCATGCAGCGCTATGCGCTGTTCACCAATGAAAACGGCGGCATTCTCGACGACCTGATGGTTGCCAACCTGGGCAACGACGAACTGTTTCTGGTGGTCAACGCCGCCTGCAAGGACCAGGACCTGGCTCACCTGCGCACGCACCTGGGCGACCAGTGCCAGGTTCAGCCACTGTTCGAGGAACGCGCCCTGCTCGCCCTGCAAGGTCCGGCCGCGGTGAAGGTGCTCGAGCGCCTGGCCCCTGTGGTGGCGAAGATGACGTTCATGCAGTTCGCCAGCGTGCAGCTGCTGGGCGTCGATTGCTATGTCAGCCGCTCCGGTTACACCGGCGAAGACGGCTTTGAAATCTCCGTACCGGCCGCCAGTGCCGAAGCCCTGGCCCGTCGTCTGCTCGCCGAACCCGAAGTCGCCCCGATCGGCCTCGGCGCTCGCGACTCGCTGCGCCTGGAAGCCGGCCTGTGCCTGTATGGCCATGACATGAATAACGAGACCACCCCGATCGAGGCCAGCCTGCTCTGGGCCATTTCCAAGGCCCGGCGTGCCGCCGGCTTCCCGGGCGCCGAGCGTATCCTGGCCCAGCAGCGCGATGGTGTGGTCAGCAAGCGCGTCGGGCTGTTGCCCAGAGAGCGCGTTCCGGTGCGTGAAGGTGCGCTGATCGTCAATGCCCGCGAGGAGGTGATCGGCCGTGTCACCAGCGGCGGCTTCGGCCCCAGTCTGGGCGGACCCCTGGCGATGGGATATGTGGAGAGCGGCTTTGCTGCGCTGGAGACGGAAGTCTTTGCCCAGGTGCGCGGCAAGCTGGTGCCGATGCTGGTCGTGCGCACGCCGTTCGTGGCGCAACGTTATTACCGTGGCTGA
- the cysN gene encoding sulfate adenylyltransferase subunit CysN, producing MNQATDPIAEDVQHNLQSQQTKGLLRFITCGSVDDGKSTLIGRLLYESKMLFEDQLGQLEIDSKKMGTQGGELDFALLVDGLAAEREQGITIDVAYRFFATEKRKFIVADTPGHEQYTRNMVTGASTADVAVLLIDARKGLLTQTRRHSYLVSLIGIRQVVVAVNKLDMVDYSRAVFERIEAEYRAFAAQLGLQNIVCIPMSALAGDNVIEPSVQTPWYQGPTLMQYLESVELEGQALAQAPFRMPVQWVNRPNLDFRGYAGSVVAGSIRCGERIRVLPSGKESRIASIITPAGEQDQAICGQAITLTLEDEIDISRGDIIAPVASPLAVADQFEATLVWMGEEPMLPGRPYLLKIGSRTLGMTCATLKYKVNVNTLEQLAARTLELNEIGVGNLSLDQAIPFDAYADNRDTGGFIVIDRLSNNTVGAGMLHFALRRSQNVHWQAIDVNRQAHALLKGQTPCILWFTGLSGAGKSTIANLVERKLHALGRHTYLLDGDNVRHGLNKDLGFSEADRVENIRRVAEVARLMLDAGLITLVSFISPFRSEREMARKLASDGVFIEIYIDTSIEVAEQRDPKGLYKKARRGELQNFTGIDSPYEPPVSPDIRIDTCTDSAEVAAERIVEHVLAALL from the coding sequence ATGAACCAGGCTACTGACCCGATCGCCGAAGATGTCCAGCACAACCTGCAATCGCAACAGACCAAGGGGTTGCTGCGCTTTATCACCTGCGGCAGTGTCGACGATGGCAAGAGCACGCTGATCGGCCGGCTGTTGTATGAATCGAAAATGCTCTTCGAGGATCAACTCGGCCAACTCGAGATCGACTCGAAAAAGATGGGCACCCAGGGCGGCGAGCTTGATTTTGCCTTGCTGGTCGATGGCCTGGCCGCCGAGCGGGAGCAGGGCATTACCATCGATGTGGCGTACCGATTCTTCGCCACCGAAAAACGCAAGTTCATCGTCGCCGACACCCCGGGGCATGAACAGTACACCCGCAACATGGTGACTGGCGCCTCCACCGCCGATGTGGCGGTGTTGTTGATCGATGCCCGCAAGGGCCTGCTGACCCAGACCCGCCGGCACAGCTACCTGGTGTCGCTGATCGGCATTCGCCAGGTGGTGGTGGCGGTGAACAAGCTGGACATGGTCGACTACTCCCGGGCGGTGTTCGAACGAATCGAAGCCGAGTACCGCGCCTTCGCCGCGCAGCTCGGCCTGCAAAACATCGTCTGCATACCGATGTCGGCGTTGGCGGGTGACAATGTCATCGAGCCGAGCGTACAGACACCCTGGTATCAGGGCCCGACGCTGATGCAGTATCTGGAAAGCGTCGAGCTGGAAGGCCAAGCCCTTGCCCAGGCGCCGTTTCGCATGCCGGTGCAGTGGGTCAACCGGCCCAACCTGGACTTCCGTGGCTACGCCGGCAGTGTCGTCGCCGGTTCCATTCGTTGCGGTGAGCGGATACGCGTGCTGCCGTCGGGCAAGGAAAGCCGCATTGCCAGCATCATCACCCCGGCTGGCGAACAGGATCAGGCGATCTGCGGCCAGGCGATCACCCTGACTCTGGAAGATGAAATCGACATCAGCCGTGGCGACATCATCGCCCCGGTCGCGTCCCCCCTGGCGGTCGCCGATCAGTTCGAGGCGACCCTGGTGTGGATGGGCGAGGAGCCGATGTTGCCGGGCCGGCCGTACCTGTTGAAGATTGGCAGCCGCACCCTGGGCATGACCTGTGCCACGCTCAAGTACAAGGTCAACGTCAACACCCTTGAGCAGCTGGCGGCCAGGACGCTGGAGCTGAACGAGATTGGCGTCGGCAACCTGAGCCTGGATCAGGCCATCCCGTTCGACGCCTACGCTGACAATCGCGATACCGGCGGGTTTATCGTGATCGATCGGCTGAGCAACAACACTGTCGGCGCCGGTATGCTGCATTTTGCCTTGCGCCGGTCGCAGAACGTGCATTGGCAGGCCATCGACGTCAACCGTCAGGCGCATGCGCTGCTCAAGGGCCAGACCCCTTGCATCCTCTGGTTTACCGGTTTGTCCGGGGCGGGCAAGTCGACCATCGCCAACCTGGTCGAACGCAAGCTGCATGCGCTGGGGCGGCACACTTATCTGCTCGACGGCGACAACGTGCGTCACGGGTTGAACAAGGACCTGGGTTTCTCCGAAGCCGACCGGGTCGAGAATATTCGCCGGGTCGCAGAGGTGGCGCGGCTGATGCTCGATGCCGGGCTGATCACCTTGGTATCGTTCATTTCGCCGTTCCGGTCCGAACGTGAGATGGCCCGCAAGCTGGCCAGCGATGGGGTGTTCATCGAGATCTACATCGATACCTCGATCGAAGTCGCCGAACAGCGCGATCCCAAGGGTTTATACAAAAAAGCCCGGCGCGGGGAGCTGCAAAACTTCACCGGCATCGATTCGCCGTATGAGCCGCCGGTGAGTCCGGACATCCGCATCGATACCTGCACGGACAGTGCCGAGGTGGCGGCTGAGCGCATAGTCGAGCATGTGCTGGCGGCTTTGTTGTAG
- the cysD gene encoding sulfate adenylyltransferase subunit CysD, which translates to MLTHLQWLEAQSIHIMREVVAECENPVMLYSVGKDSAVMLHLAMKAFYPAKPPFSLLHVDTTWKFREMISFRDQTVERLGLDLRVHVNPEGLERNINPFTHGSALHTDIWKTQGLKQALDLYGFDAAFGGARRDEEKSRAKERIFSIRSEQHRWDPKMQRPELWRLYNTRKRKGESLRVFPISNWTELDIWEYIHLNDIPIVPLYFAKERPVVERDGTLIMVDDERMQLRPGEVPEMRQVRFRTLGCYPLTGAIESAAQTLPQIIEEMLLSKTSERQGRLIDSDSAGSMEKKKQEGYF; encoded by the coding sequence ATGTTGACTCATTTGCAATGGCTGGAGGCGCAGAGCATCCACATCATGCGCGAGGTGGTGGCTGAGTGTGAAAACCCGGTGATGCTCTATTCGGTCGGCAAGGACAGCGCGGTCATGCTGCACCTGGCGATGAAGGCGTTCTACCCGGCCAAACCACCTTTTTCCCTGCTGCACGTCGATACCACCTGGAAGTTTCGCGAAATGATCAGCTTCCGTGATCAGACCGTCGAACGCCTGGGCCTGGACCTGCGGGTGCATGTGAACCCCGAAGGGCTGGAACGCAATATCAACCCCTTCACCCACGGTTCGGCACTGCACACCGATATCTGGAAGACCCAGGGCCTCAAGCAGGCGCTGGACCTGTACGGCTTCGATGCGGCCTTCGGCGGCGCACGGCGCGACGAGGAAAAATCGCGGGCCAAGGAGCGGATCTTTTCCATCCGCTCCGAACAGCACCGCTGGGACCCGAAGATGCAGCGCCCGGAGCTGTGGCGCCTGTACAACACGCGCAAACGCAAGGGCGAGAGCCTGCGGGTGTTCCCGATCTCGAACTGGACCGAACTGGATATCTGGGAATACATCCACCTCAACGATATCCCCATCGTGCCTTTGTACTTTGCCAAGGAGCGCCCCGTGGTAGAGCGCGACGGCACGCTGATCATGGTCGACGACGAGCGCATGCAACTGCGCCCAGGCGAGGTGCCAGAGATGCGCCAGGTGCGTTTCCGCACGCTCGGCTGTTACCCGCTCACCGGCGCGATCGAAAGCGCGGCACAGACCCTGCCGCAGATCATCGAGGAAATGCTCCTTAGCAAAACCTCGGAACGGCAAGGGCGGCTGATCGACAGCGATTCGGCCGGCTCCATGGAAAAGAAAAAGCAAGAGGGGTACTTCTGA
- a CDS encoding helix-turn-helix transcriptional regulator — MISETLYQTAALDPAGLSDFLGRIYQGPKETIPWSGFLETARQKLDATFVTLVLRNPASERPGLIVNASVFGALLPGEPSYSEHYYAICPFIDWPIDRVATADEVFGQASWCEHDFYLQYLAPLDLRYILVANIRTEAGVDCAFFVCRNHQGHDFADAEKALVSVLLPHLKTAVDMHSTLDELNSERLLYAATIDRMLVGTAILDERGKVMKSNEAASRLFATRDGLYSRQDKLCAWSPSENRALQEVIQKVLQQHQCGDTECFEVIALSRPTGEMPLTLLLRPISLNYQADNSTRRPAVAVFIRDPADSPQASRRLLRKLFQLTATETEVALLMMDGLTLDEAADKLGVMKNTVRAHLRGVFAKTGATRQALLVKTLLNSVVSLA; from the coding sequence ATGATCAGCGAAACGCTATACCAAACGGCAGCGCTCGACCCAGCCGGCCTGAGCGATTTCCTCGGGCGTATCTATCAGGGGCCGAAGGAAACCATCCCCTGGTCGGGCTTCCTGGAAACGGCCCGTCAGAAGCTCGATGCCACTTTCGTCACGCTGGTATTGCGCAATCCCGCAAGCGAACGGCCGGGGTTGATCGTCAATGCTTCGGTGTTCGGCGCCTTGCTGCCGGGGGAGCCTTCCTACAGCGAACATTACTATGCGATCTGCCCCTTCATCGACTGGCCGATAGACCGTGTCGCGACGGCCGACGAGGTATTCGGCCAGGCGAGCTGGTGCGAGCATGACTTCTACCTCCAGTACCTGGCACCGTTGGACCTGCGCTACATCCTGGTCGCCAATATCCGCACGGAGGCGGGCGTGGATTGCGCGTTCTTCGTCTGTCGCAATCACCAGGGCCACGACTTCGCAGACGCCGAGAAAGCCCTGGTGTCCGTACTGCTGCCGCATCTCAAAACGGCCGTCGACATGCATTCGACGCTTGACGAGTTGAATTCCGAACGCCTGCTTTACGCCGCTACCATCGACCGCATGCTGGTGGGCACGGCGATCCTCGATGAACGAGGCAAGGTGATGAAGAGCAATGAAGCGGCAAGCCGCTTGTTTGCCACCAGGGACGGGCTCTACAGTCGGCAGGACAAGCTCTGCGCCTGGTCGCCGAGCGAGAATCGCGCATTGCAGGAGGTGATTCAGAAAGTGCTGCAACAGCATCAGTGCGGCGATACCGAATGCTTCGAAGTGATCGCCTTGTCCAGGCCAACCGGGGAGATGCCGCTGACCCTGCTGCTGCGGCCGATTTCACTCAACTACCAGGCTGATAACAGCACCCGGCGCCCGGCGGTCGCGGTGTTCATCCGCGACCCCGCGGATTCGCCCCAGGCTTCGCGTCGGTTGCTGCGCAAACTGTTCCAGCTGACCGCGACTGAAACCGAGGTGGCCTTGCTGATGATGGACGGGCTGACCCTCGATGAAGCCGCCGACAAACTCGGCGTCATGAAAAATACCGTGCGCGCGCATTTACGCGGTGTGTTCGCCAAGACCGGTGCCACGCGTCAGGCGCTGTTGGTGAAGACGCTGTTGAACAGCGTGGTATCGCTCGCCTGA